From Anaerohalosphaera lusitana, one genomic window encodes:
- a CDS encoding DUF2959 domain-containing protein yields the protein MRMTLNSLMSILLLAGGVFLSGCENAYYGVMERFNVEKRDILVDRVQAARDSQNEAKDQFRSALSQFEAVVDFEGGELEEMYDGMKQEYDASQDAANKLSSRIDKVEDVAEDLFDEWEAELDDYSSDELRRASARQLRQTRTNYDGLITSMRLAEARMEPVLESFEDQVLFLKHNLNAVAIASLDDELANMRSRVDVLVDDMEEAIQKAEAFIDEMMKG from the coding sequence ATGAGAATGACACTGAACTCACTGATGAGCATACTGCTGCTTGCGGGGGGTGTTTTTCTTTCGGGCTGTGAGAATGCCTATTATGGGGTGATGGAACGTTTCAACGTCGAAAAACGCGATATACTCGTTGACCGCGTTCAGGCGGCACGCGACAGTCAGAACGAAGCGAAAGACCAGTTCCGGTCCGCACTGAGTCAGTTCGAGGCTGTTGTCGACTTCGAAGGCGGTGAGCTGGAGGAGATGTACGACGGTATGAAGCAGGAGTATGATGCAAGTCAGGATGCCGCAAACAAACTCAGCTCACGTATCGATAAAGTGGAAGACGTTGCTGAGGACCTGTTCGATGAATGGGAGGCGGAGCTCGACGATTATTCCAGCGATGAGCTGCGGCGTGCAAGTGCGAGACAGTTGCGGCAGACCCGTACTAATTATGACGGTCTGATCACTTCCATGCGGCTGGCTGAGGCTCGAATGGAGCCGGTGCTGGAGTCATTCGAGGATCAGGTTTTGTTTTTGAAGCATAATCTAAACGCAGTCGCGATAGCTTCACTGGATGATGAACTGGCGAATATGAGGTCGCGAGTCGATGTGCTGGTCGATGACATGGAAGAAGCGATCCAGAAGGCGGAGGCATTCATTGACGAGATGATGAAGGGCTGA
- a CDS encoding Gfo/Idh/MocA family oxidoreductase, whose protein sequence is MAAANIGRRDFLKGAAAATGLVILPSGVLAGENAPSNKLNIALIGCDGRARAHYGVLKGENVVALCDVDEEHIAHAAKTFPNAKHYVDWRKCLEQKDLDAVVCCTLDHTHAFIANWAMNRGLHVYCEKPLANTVEEARVVRDTYLKNRGKIATQVGTQRHQYPNFERVRELIRDGAIGELQDARAWGNRQLRKDGYLPGKGKPPKNLHYDLWLGPAQHHPYNPGYFDGRPGANCLNWNMYWDFGTGQVGDMGSHTMDIIWNAIDAGRPETAEAKGEKYDPEVTPVELQMTWRHPANDWRGPINVMWYQGGMMPNSPRKYVNLNRIGHGAMFKGTKGFIVCDFNSRLVIPWGPDADMTYFEPRKEEEVAEPMGHFQREWIDACKGDLKTSCDFDYAGLMIEQMMLGLVAYRAGEKIEYNGETGRTNNAKANSLLAKEYRKGWTLSG, encoded by the coding sequence ATGGCAGCGGCAAACATTGGTCGTCGTGATTTTCTCAAGGGCGCAGCGGCAGCAACAGGTCTGGTGATACTTCCCAGCGGGGTACTTGCGGGGGAGAACGCTCCTTCCAACAAGCTCAATATCGCGCTGATCGGCTGTGACGGCAGGGCGCGGGCGCATTACGGCGTGCTCAAGGGTGAGAACGTGGTTGCGCTGTGTGATGTGGACGAGGAGCATATCGCTCATGCGGCGAAGACTTTTCCAAATGCGAAACATTATGTAGACTGGCGGAAGTGTCTCGAGCAGAAGGATCTGGATGCGGTAGTTTGCTGTACGCTGGACCATACGCATGCTTTTATTGCGAACTGGGCGATGAACCGTGGGCTGCATGTTTACTGTGAGAAGCCGTTGGCGAATACCGTGGAAGAGGCTCGGGTGGTGCGTGATACGTATCTGAAGAATCGCGGCAAGATCGCGACGCAGGTGGGTACGCAGAGGCACCAGTATCCGAATTTTGAACGGGTTCGCGAGCTGATCCGTGACGGTGCGATAGGTGAACTGCAGGATGCACGAGCGTGGGGGAACCGGCAGCTTCGCAAGGACGGTTATCTGCCTGGCAAGGGCAAGCCGCCGAAGAATCTGCATTATGATCTGTGGCTCGGGCCGGCGCAGCACCATCCGTACAATCCGGGCTATTTTGACGGTCGGCCGGGTGCGAATTGTCTGAACTGGAACATGTACTGGGATTTCGGTACGGGCCAGGTCGGGGATATGGGCAGTCATACGATGGATATAATATGGAACGCCATCGATGCGGGCCGCCCTGAGACTGCTGAAGCGAAAGGCGAGAAGTATGATCCGGAGGTGACGCCGGTGGAACTGCAGATGACGTGGCGGCATCCGGCGAATGACTGGCGGGGCCCGATCAACGTCATGTGGTATCAGGGCGGGATGATGCCTAATTCGCCGCGCAAGTACGTCAATCTGAACCGGATAGGTCACGGTGCGATGTTCAAGGGCACTAAGGGCTTTATCGTATGCGATTTCAACTCCAGGCTGGTCATACCGTGGGGGCCGGATGCGGATATGACGTATTTCGAGCCTCGCAAGGAAGAAGAGGTTGCCGAGCCGATGGGGCACTTCCAGAGGGAGTGGATAGATGCTTGCAAAGGCGATCTGAAGACTTCGTGTGATTTTGATTATGCGGGTTTGATGATCGAGCAGATGATGCTCGGGCTGGTGGCGTATCGTGCGGGCGAGAAGATCGAATACAACGGCGAAACTGGCCGAACAAATAATGCCAAGGCAAACAGTCTGTTAGCTAAAGAGTACCGCAAGGGCTGGACGCTGAGCGGCTAG
- a CDS encoding PEP-CTERM sorting domain-containing protein, whose product MRINILLSVMALLAFAGTAAAGPYFDLGPQKADVSLSLDEVPPVAEPLPRADEYVFVPRMAEDPNTTGAVNENSQSTSDTTQTVADLSVPESLFQEFDDADATGEATAGGSNLVPSTGFYPGRGISPASGGTPIYFGGDDDDPFYPVIPEPATIALLGIGMLGMSATRKCKVR is encoded by the coding sequence ATGAGAATCAACATCCTTCTATCAGTTATGGCGTTGCTTGCGTTTGCCGGCACCGCAGCTGCCGGGCCTTATTTCGATCTCGGCCCGCAAAAAGCAGATGTTTCATTGTCTCTTGATGAAGTGCCGCCTGTAGCGGAGCCTCTGCCGAGGGCGGATGAATATGTATTCGTGCCGCGTATGGCAGAAGATCCGAATACGACGGGCGCTGTAAATGAAAACAGCCAGAGCACGAGCGATACTACGCAAACCGTGGCAGATCTTTCGGTTCCTGAAAGTCTGTTCCAGGAATTCGACGACGCCGATGCGACGGGTGAAGCTACTGCTGGCGGTTCGAATCTTGTGCCGTCCACCGGTTTCTATCCCGGCCGTGGTATCAGCCCCGCAAGTGGGGGAACGCCCATCTACTTCGGCGGCGATGATGATGATCCGTTCTACCCTGTCATTCCTGAGCCGGCAACGATTGCGCTGCTGGGTATTGGTATGCTTGGTATGTCGGCAACGCGCAAGTGTAAAGTACGATAA
- a CDS encoding Gfo/Idh/MocA family protein, which translates to MERNISTPRSFSRRDFIKATSAVSLAAVAGPASVFAAGEEKIRVGVIGCGGRGTGATIDCLRADPAVEVVAMGDLFQDRLDGSLRRLKKDFADRVKVTPETMFTGFDNYKKVCAIEEVDLIVTAAPPHFRPIHLEECVRQGKHVFMEKPVCVDAVGARKVIEASKQAKAKKLGIVAGTQRRHQASYIEAMKRIHDGAIGEIVGGQCYWNMGGLWVKEKKPEWSEMEWQCRNWLYFTWLSGDHIVEQHVHNIDVINWAMGGPPKKAMGMGGREVRTEDKYGNIFDHFAIEFEYDNGARVMSMCRQTPNTATRVSERLVGTKGVSDPRQWISGENEWRFSGEAKNPYVVEHADLIASIRAGEPLNEGQRVAESCLTAIMGRMSAYTGKALSWKWLVNASKLDLSPEAYEFGPVETRPAATPGKTPLI; encoded by the coding sequence ATGGAGCGAAATATCAGCACCCCACGGTCTTTTTCAAGACGTGATTTCATCAAAGCAACTTCTGCGGTATCATTGGCCGCGGTGGCTGGGCCCGCAAGCGTGTTCGCGGCGGGCGAAGAGAAGATCCGCGTTGGTGTGATAGGCTGCGGCGGACGCGGGACAGGAGCCACTATCGATTGTCTTCGGGCCGATCCGGCGGTCGAGGTGGTCGCGATGGGCGATCTTTTCCAGGATCGTCTTGACGGCTCGCTGAGGCGGCTGAAGAAGGATTTTGCTGACCGCGTCAAGGTTACTCCTGAGACCATGTTTACGGGCTTTGACAACTACAAGAAGGTCTGTGCCATTGAAGAAGTGGACCTTATTGTCACTGCCGCACCTCCGCATTTCAGGCCGATCCACCTTGAAGAATGTGTCCGTCAGGGCAAGCACGTGTTTATGGAAAAGCCCGTATGCGTGGATGCTGTAGGGGCAAGGAAGGTGATCGAGGCTTCCAAGCAGGCTAAAGCCAAGAAGCTGGGTATCGTTGCCGGTACGCAGCGGAGACACCAGGCGAGCTATATCGAGGCCATGAAGCGTATCCATGACGGTGCGATCGGTGAGATAGTCGGCGGGCAGTGCTACTGGAACATGGGCGGGCTGTGGGTGAAGGAAAAGAAACCCGAATGGTCCGAGATGGAATGGCAGTGTCGGAACTGGCTGTATTTCACCTGGCTGAGCGGCGATCACATTGTCGAGCAGCACGTGCACAATATCGATGTGATCAACTGGGCCATGGGCGGGCCGCCTAAAAAGGCCATGGGTATGGGCGGCAGAGAGGTCCGTACCGAGGACAAGTACGGCAATATTTTCGATCATTTCGCGATCGAGTTTGAATACGACAACGGCGCCCGAGTTATGAGCATGTGCCGGCAGACGCCTAATACCGCGACCCGGGTTAGTGAACGGCTGGTGGGTACGAAGGGCGTTTCGGATCCGCGACAGTGGATCAGCGGCGAGAATGAATGGCGATTTTCTGGTGAGGCGAAGAATCCGTACGTGGTGGAACACGCTGACCTTATTGCGAGTATTCGTGCGGGGGAACCGCTCAACGAGGGACAGCGGGTGGCTGAGAGCTGTTTGACCGCTATTATGGGTCGCATGAGTGCGTACACGGGCAAGGCTTTGAGCTGGAAATGGCTCGTAAACGCATCCAAGCTTGATCTTTCACCGGAAGCATACGAGTTCGGACCTGTGGAGACCCGTCCGGCGGCAACACCCGGTAAGACTCCGCTTATCTGA